A single genomic interval of Chryseobacterium paludis harbors:
- a CDS encoding gliding motility lipoprotein GldH, with the protein MHKILGLLSLILFLSCNSSGENVTMNSVDNKWNKKSEQKFNLEISDPQNPKNIIFVVRNNNNYPYSNIRFIVNFTNLQNKKKETDTLNYVLTKPNGEWLGTGFGDTKETLFQYKLNYKFPEKGKYEIGLIQAMRNDFLPGIEDIGVKIETAKP; encoded by the coding sequence TTTAGGATTACTATCCCTTATTCTTTTCTTGAGTTGCAATTCTTCAGGAGAAAACGTTACAATGAATTCTGTTGATAACAAATGGAATAAGAAAAGTGAGCAAAAATTTAATCTTGAAATTTCGGATCCACAGAATCCTAAAAATATTATATTTGTTGTAAGAAATAATAACAATTACCCTTACAGCAATATAAGGTTTATTGTTAATTTCACTAATCTTCAGAACAAGAAAAAAGAGACAGATACCTTAAACTATGTCCTTACAAAACCAAATGGAGAATGGCTTGGTACAGGTTTTGGAGACACGAAGGAAACTCTTTTTCAGTATAAATTGAATTATAAATTTCCAGAAAAAGGGAAGTATGAAATTGGATTAATACAAGCAATGAGAAATGACTTCCTTCCTGGGATTGAAGATATTGGAGTAAAAATAGAAACGGCTAAACCGTAA